Proteins found in one Nitrospirota bacterium genomic segment:
- a CDS encoding lysophospholipid acyltransferase family protein yields MAVIKKIIIKYVIPPIGMLIIYLLGLTYRKEVVGVESEQSLIRKDINPIYALWHGRLLYLPFLYRWQGRRLYSLVSPSTDGEIIARTLKMFGVRTIRGSSYKSGSKAFRELIRIVKDKGLVFITVDGSRGPVFKVQKGILHLAKISGKPILPVTYGAEKAFVLKSWDRFIIPHPFTRVVVIYGEPVYVHRNTSEEEIEEKRAELEKKLVEMTDKADQYYKQSH; encoded by the coding sequence ATGGCTGTTATAAAAAAAATCATCATCAAATATGTAATCCCGCCAATAGGAATGCTCATCATCTACCTCCTCGGTTTAACGTACAGGAAGGAAGTCGTCGGAGTTGAATCAGAGCAGTCCCTGATAAGAAAAGATATTAATCCGATATATGCCCTGTGGCATGGACGATTGCTTTATTTACCGTTTCTCTACAGGTGGCAGGGGAGGCGGCTTTACTCACTTGTAAGCCCGAGTACTGACGGGGAGATAATTGCGCGGACATTAAAGATGTTCGGCGTAAGGACCATTCGCGGCTCCTCTTATAAGAGCGGCAGCAAGGCATTCCGGGAGCTGATAAGGATTGTCAAAGATAAAGGTCTCGTATTTATTACAGTGGATGGTTCGAGGGGGCCTGTATTCAAAGTCCAGAAGGGCATCCTCCACCTTGCAAAAATCAGCGGCAAGCCAATCCTGCCTGTAACATATGGAGCAGAGAAGGCTTTTGTTTTAAAAAGCTGGGATAGGTTTATTATCCCCCATCCATTTACGAGGGTCGTAGTGATTTATGGAGAACCTGTATATGTGCATAGAAATACTTCTGAAGAAGAGATTGAGGAAAAACGGGCAGAGCTTGAGAAGAAACTTGTCGAAATGACGGACAAGGCAGACCAGTACTATAAGCAATCTCACTAA
- a CDS encoding 3-deoxy-D-manno-octulosonic acid transferase: MYILYNLLLILLVIITSPFWLYKVAAKEKHRKGFWEKLGLGTELNSVPDDDRCRIHIHAVSVGEVIAATPFIKELRQRHPEIRITLSTVTPTGNEVARKRLPEVDQILYSPFDIPWSVKKFISRVKPDIYVSVETELWPNFLREVKRSGARSLIINGRISPDAFKGYRRFRCFMKEVLSNVDLFCMQTDEDAERIREIGAPATSVKVTGNMKYDQKFIEMNNDAINRKMNFFGINKGDKVLLAGSTHPGEDEIILSSYIECLKEDEQLRLIIVPRHIERTADIERLIRTMGLDVKRRTGLDKAEKNEVSYKTVIVVDTIGELSTLYSIATVVIIGGSFIPHGGQNPLEAMNYRKPIIFGKHMFNFKQITEEILESGAGLMIEDKNSLKDVLKDLLKNNGKQQEMGEKGNRIIRKNRGAVERNLTIIENFLKC; encoded by the coding sequence ATGTACATATTGTATAATTTACTATTAATATTACTGGTCATTATAACTTCACCGTTCTGGCTCTACAAGGTAGCAGCAAAGGAGAAGCACAGGAAGGGCTTTTGGGAAAAGCTGGGACTGGGGACAGAATTAAATTCTGTGCCCGATGACGATAGGTGCCGCATCCACATCCATGCCGTCTCAGTAGGAGAGGTAATAGCCGCTACGCCATTTATCAAAGAGCTCAGGCAAAGGCATCCTGAAATCAGGATTACACTTTCCACAGTGACTCCTACCGGTAATGAGGTGGCACGCAAAAGACTTCCTGAGGTGGATCAGATTTTATATTCTCCATTTGATATACCCTGGTCTGTTAAGAAGTTTATCAGCCGTGTTAAACCAGACATCTATGTCTCTGTCGAAACAGAGCTGTGGCCCAACTTCCTGAGAGAGGTGAAACGATCCGGGGCAAGGTCACTGATAATCAATGGCAGAATCTCTCCTGATGCCTTTAAAGGTTACAGGAGGTTTCGCTGTTTTATGAAGGAAGTGCTCTCCAACGTTGACCTTTTTTGTATGCAGACTGATGAGGATGCAGAGAGGATCAGAGAGATCGGGGCTCCTGCCACATCTGTAAAAGTCACCGGCAACATGAAATATGACCAGAAATTTATTGAGATGAATAATGACGCTATTAACAGAAAGATGAATTTCTTCGGAATAAATAAGGGCGATAAAGTCCTGTTAGCAGGCAGTACCCATCCTGGCGAGGATGAGATTATTCTGTCATCATACATTGAATGTCTGAAAGAAGATGAACAGTTGAGATTGATCATTGTCCCGAGACATATCGAAAGGACAGCAGATATAGAGAGGCTTATCAGAACAATGGGGCTTGACGTTAAAAGAAGGACCGGACTCGACAAAGCAGAGAAAAATGAAGTGTCATACAAGACTGTCATAGTTGTTGATACTATTGGTGAACTGTCCACTCTCTACAGCATAGCAACTGTTGTTATAATCGGAGGGAGTTTTATACCCCACGGCGGTCAGAATCCCCTGGAGGCAATGAATTACAGGAAACCGATCATTTTTGGAAAACATATGTTTAATTTCAAACAGATAACAGAGGAAATATTAGAGAGCGGGGCTGGTCTGATGATAGAAGATAAAAACTCTCTGAAAGATGTCCTTAAGGATTTGCTGAAAAATAACGGAAAACAGCAGGAAATGGGAGAAAAGGGAAACAGGATTATTCGAAAGAACAGGGGAGCAGTGGAAAGAAATCTTACGATAATTGAAAATTTTTTAAAATGCTAA